One window from the genome of Verrucomicrobiia bacterium encodes:
- the lpxC gene encoding UDP-3-O-[3-hydroxymyristoyl] N-acetylglucosamine deacetylase, whose protein sequence is MPQQQTIRKAASFSGIGLHSGNRVTLTFLPASPNTGLRFRRVDLEDRPELDARTELVVDTQRSTTLGRGAVRIHTVEHVLAALAGAGVTNAVIDLDANEPPIGDGSSREFARMLRDVGLEVQPDPIEPLRLTAPVEVQVGAAQMAAFPHPGLKLTCTSVDKGGRFTQFYSLEVTPESWERELSHARTFGFLDEIEHLYRNGLIRGASLENAIIVRDDAVLTNEPLRYPEEFVRHKMLDLVGDLALIGRPLHAHILAVRPSHQANTELARAILAQARKPLEAAQSFAPPPPEARPRASRTESRGPASAAVTTPDSTETVVRDGAVLDIDQVMKMLPHRPPFLMVDRVTRIAGNQITGLKQVTMGEPYFSGHFPGHPIMPGVLQLEAIAQVAGILLMRQADNLGKLAYFMSAEDVKWRKPVRPGDSLVINVELTKTRGRICKAKGVCTVNGETVSEAEVTFMLVDR, encoded by the coding sequence GTGCCGCAGCAGCAAACCATCCGCAAGGCCGCCTCGTTCTCCGGGATCGGCCTTCACTCGGGAAACCGGGTGACGCTGACGTTCCTGCCGGCTTCGCCCAACACAGGACTGCGGTTCCGAAGGGTGGACCTGGAAGACCGTCCCGAGCTCGATGCCCGCACGGAACTGGTCGTTGACACTCAACGGTCCACGACCCTTGGACGTGGTGCGGTGCGCATCCACACCGTTGAGCATGTTCTGGCCGCGCTTGCGGGGGCGGGGGTCACCAACGCGGTGATTGACCTGGATGCCAACGAGCCGCCGATCGGTGACGGCAGTTCGCGGGAGTTTGCACGGATGCTTCGTGACGTCGGGCTGGAGGTGCAACCGGACCCCATTGAACCCCTCCGCCTCACGGCCCCGGTCGAGGTGCAGGTCGGAGCCGCGCAGATGGCCGCCTTTCCACATCCGGGGCTGAAGCTCACCTGCACCAGCGTGGACAAGGGCGGGCGGTTCACCCAGTTCTACTCGCTGGAGGTGACCCCGGAGAGCTGGGAACGCGAATTGAGCCATGCCCGCACGTTCGGATTTCTCGACGAGATCGAGCACCTGTACCGGAACGGGCTGATCCGCGGCGCCAGCCTCGAGAACGCCATCATCGTCCGCGATGATGCGGTGCTGACCAACGAGCCGCTGCGCTATCCGGAGGAGTTCGTGCGCCACAAGATGCTGGATCTGGTGGGGGATCTGGCGCTGATCGGACGTCCGCTGCACGCCCACATCCTGGCGGTCCGACCCAGCCACCAGGCGAACACCGAGCTGGCCCGGGCCATTCTCGCCCAGGCCCGCAAGCCGCTCGAGGCCGCCCAATCCTTTGCCCCGCCGCCTCCCGAGGCCCGGCCCCGCGCCTCACGGACCGAATCCCGGGGCCCCGCTTCTGCCGCCGTGACCACTCCCGACTCCACCGAAACCGTCGTGCGCGACGGCGCCGTCCTCGACATTGACCAGGTCATGAAAATGCTGCCGCACCGGCCACCGTTCCTGATGGTGGACCGGGTGACGCGCATTGCCGGCAACCAGATCACCGGCCTCAAGCAGGTGACGATGGGCGAGCCGTATTTTTCGGGACACTTCCCCGGACACCCCATCATGCCCGGGGTCCTCCAACTGGAGGCCATCGCGCAGGTCGCGGGCATCCTCCTCATGCGGCAGGCGGACAACCTCGGGAAGCTGGCCTACTTCATGTCGGCCGAGGACGTCAAATGGCGCAAGCCGGTCCGTCCCGGGGACTCCCTGGTGATCAATGTGGAGCTGACCAAGACACGGGGTCGGATCTGCAAGGCCAAGGGGGTCTGCACGGTCAACGGCGAGACGGTCAGCGAGGCGGAGGTCACGTTCATGCTGGTGGACCGCTGA
- a CDS encoding aspartate carbamoyltransferase catalytic subunit, giving the protein MSWTRRHLIDLQSLSAAELTTVLDTARAFRAIGERAIKKVPALRGRTVVNLFAEPSTRTRISFELAALRLSADVINFTTESSSLKKGETLKDTVRNLEALNADFIVLRHAASGAALYLTQFGNAHVINAGDGAHEHPTQGLLDAFTIREELGRIEGLQVTILGDILNSRVARSTLWALVTLGARVTLCGPSTLVPRQLEALHPAVRVTWRLEEALEGADVVNLLRIQHERQRMSAFPSIPEYATLFGLTASRMSWMKPDVLIMHPGPINRGVEISSELADGPNSLILKQVTNGLAVRMAVLFLLNGGHETDLGAPAPPQS; this is encoded by the coding sequence ATGAGCTGGACGCGGCGGCACCTGATTGATCTTCAGTCCCTGTCGGCCGCGGAACTGACCACCGTGCTCGACACGGCCCGTGCGTTCCGCGCCATCGGGGAGAGGGCGATCAAGAAGGTTCCCGCCCTGCGCGGGCGGACCGTGGTCAACCTGTTTGCCGAGCCCAGCACCCGGACCCGTATCAGCTTTGAGTTGGCCGCACTGCGGTTGAGCGCCGACGTGATCAATTTCACCACGGAGTCCAGTTCGCTCAAAAAGGGCGAGACCCTCAAGGACACGGTCCGAAACCTGGAGGCGCTGAACGCCGACTTCATCGTTTTGAGGCATGCGGCCAGCGGTGCGGCACTTTACCTCACCCAGTTCGGTAATGCGCATGTGATCAACGCCGGGGACGGCGCGCACGAGCATCCCACCCAGGGACTGCTGGATGCCTTCACCATCCGGGAGGAGCTTGGTCGGATCGAGGGTCTGCAGGTGACGATTCTCGGCGACATCCTCAACAGCCGGGTGGCGCGGTCCACGCTGTGGGCTCTTGTCACCCTGGGAGCGCGGGTGACCCTGTGCGGGCCGTCCACGCTGGTGCCGCGACAACTGGAGGCCCTGCATCCCGCGGTACGGGTCACGTGGCGCCTGGAGGAAGCCCTGGAAGGTGCGGATGTCGTCAACCTCCTGCGCATCCAGCATGAACGGCAGCGCATGAGCGCGTTTCCCAGCATCCCGGAATACGCGACGTTGTTTGGTCTGACAGCGTCCCGGATGTCGTGGATGAAGCCGGATGTGCTGATCATGCATCCGGGGCCGATCAACCGCGGAGTGGAGATTTCCAGTGAGCTGGCCGACGGGCCGAACTCATTGATTCTCAAGCAGGTGACGAACGGGCTCGCCGTCCGAATGGCGGTCCTGTTCCTCCTCAATGGAGGGCATGAAACCGACTTGGGGGCGCCGGCGCCTCCCCAATCCTGA
- the lpxA gene encoding acyl-ACP--UDP-N-acetylglucosamine O-acyltransferase: MATTHHSTAILHPGAEIGDGCEIGPYCIVGAHVRLGPDCRLHAHVVIDGHTVLGARNEVYPFACLGARSQDLKWRGGLTRVEIGDDNTFREYVTVHAATADGGVTTLGSHNHLLAYTHVAHDCRLGNHIVMSNLAQMAGHVTVEDHAILAGMSAIHQFCRIGRLAMVAACTPVRQDVVPFMLVSGDPAVTVKANTVGLERAGVPPEVIRTLGQAHRIVFRDGLALPNALTRLESELPDSPELRHLIRFLRSSERGITR; the protein is encoded by the coding sequence ATGGCCACGACTCACCACTCCACCGCCATCCTCCATCCCGGGGCGGAGATCGGGGACGGATGCGAGATCGGCCCGTACTGCATCGTGGGCGCGCACGTCCGGCTGGGTCCGGACTGCCGGCTGCACGCCCACGTGGTGATTGACGGGCATACCGTCCTGGGCGCCCGCAACGAGGTCTATCCTTTCGCGTGCCTGGGGGCTCGCAGCCAGGATCTGAAGTGGCGCGGGGGGCTGACCCGGGTCGAGATCGGCGACGACAACACCTTTCGGGAATACGTCACCGTGCATGCGGCCACCGCGGATGGCGGGGTGACGACCCTCGGGTCCCACAATCATCTGCTCGCCTACACGCACGTGGCGCACGACTGCCGGCTCGGCAATCACATCGTGATGTCGAACCTCGCGCAGATGGCCGGGCACGTCACCGTGGAGGACCATGCGATTCTCGCCGGCATGTCGGCCATCCACCAGTTCTGCCGCATCGGTCGTCTGGCCATGGTCGCCGCCTGCACACCCGTGCGGCAGGATGTCGTCCCGTTCATGCTTGTTTCCGGTGATCCGGCAGTCACCGTTAAGGCCAACACCGTCGGGCTCGAACGGGCCGGCGTCCCGCCGGAGGTCATCCGCACCCTCGGTCAGGCCCACCGGATCGTCTTTCGCGACGGGCTGGCCCTTCCGAATGCCCTGACACGGCTGGAGTCCGAGCTGCCCGACTCCCCGGAACTCCGCCACCTGATCCGGTTCCTGCGCTCCAGCGAACGCGGCATCACCCGGTGA
- a CDS encoding NRDE family protein, with the protein MCSVTFWPKGRNYRLAMNRDELRSRVAALPPSVHEVYGRRVLHPREPGGGTWINLNDAGITLALVNGYAETARAPAPVASRGGVVLAARTADQPDQVTVLVGALPLAQMNPFRLIGIFPGTGTVHEWRWNRVALTARSHPWAPRQWISSGFDEAGARRARSGVFQRCREAADAGSEAWLHRLHASHEPMRGPYSTCMHRADAATVSYTEIESFHGRQVMRYRSGSPCGCGMLISTDLTQAANSGWRR; encoded by the coding sequence ATGTGTTCCGTCACCTTCTGGCCCAAGGGCCGCAACTACCGTCTCGCCATGAACCGCGACGAACTGCGGTCGCGCGTTGCCGCCCTTCCTCCCTCGGTCCACGAGGTCTACGGACGCCGCGTCCTTCACCCCCGGGAACCCGGCGGCGGCACGTGGATCAACCTGAACGATGCCGGCATCACTCTGGCCCTGGTGAATGGGTATGCCGAAACTGCCCGCGCGCCGGCGCCAGTGGCCTCCCGGGGCGGCGTGGTGTTGGCTGCCCGGACCGCCGATCAGCCAGACCAGGTCACCGTCCTGGTGGGAGCGCTGCCGCTGGCCCAGATGAATCCGTTCCGCCTCATCGGCATTTTTCCGGGGACCGGGACCGTTCATGAGTGGCGTTGGAACCGGGTGGCGTTGACGGCGAGGTCCCACCCGTGGGCGCCCCGGCAGTGGATTTCCTCGGGCTTCGACGAAGCCGGGGCGCGTCGCGCTCGGAGCGGCGTCTTTCAGAGGTGCCGGGAGGCCGCGGATGCCGGCAGTGAAGCTTGGTTGCACCGCCTGCACGCTTCGCATGAGCCGATGCGCGGGCCGTACTCCACCTGCATGCACCGGGCCGACGCAGCAACGGTGAGCTATACCGAAATCGAGTCCTTCCACGGCCGGCAAGTCATGCGATACCGGTCCGGGAGCCCCTGCGGTTGCGGCATGCTGATTTCCACCGATCTCACCCAGGCTGCGAACTCAGGCTGGAGGCGCTGA
- the trxA gene encoding thioredoxin, which yields MASPHIITVTSTGFEEQVGRSSVPVLLDFWAEWCGPCRMIAPLLDELATEYAGRATIGKVNVDQEPGLAAEYGISGIPALLVFKGGAVVNQMVGLRPKSELKKALDAAIAG from the coding sequence ATGGCCTCACCCCACATCATCACGGTCACCAGCACCGGATTTGAGGAACAAGTCGGCCGTTCATCCGTTCCGGTGCTGTTGGACTTCTGGGCCGAATGGTGCGGCCCCTGCCGCATGATCGCACCCCTGCTGGATGAGTTGGCCACCGAATACGCCGGCAGGGCGACCATCGGCAAGGTCAACGTGGACCAGGAACCCGGTTTGGCCGCTGAGTACGGCATCTCCGGAATTCCCGCGCTCCTCGTCTTCAAGGGAGGTGCCGTCGTCAATCAAATGGTCGGCCTGCGCCCAAAGTCGGAGCTGAAGAAGGCCCTCGACGCAGCCATTGCCGGGTGA
- a CDS encoding RNA-binding protein, with protein METNCRLFVGNLPYQVAERDLEDHFRAAGVVTSVNVMLDRETGRSRGFAFVEFSTPDEAQKAVELFHGKELNGRALTVNIARPREERHGGGGGRGGDRDRGWSRDRG; from the coding sequence ATGGAAACCAATTGTCGGCTCTTCGTGGGCAACCTCCCCTACCAGGTGGCGGAACGCGATCTTGAGGATCACTTTCGTGCGGCCGGGGTGGTCACCAGTGTCAATGTCATGCTCGACCGCGAGACGGGCCGTTCCCGCGGATTCGCCTTCGTCGAATTCAGCACGCCAGACGAGGCTCAAAAGGCGGTCGAGCTGTTCCACGGAAAGGAGCTCAACGGTCGCGCATTGACCGTGAACATCGCCCGACCCCGCGAGGAGCGTCACGGCGGCGGAGGCGGTCGGGGCGGCGATCGTGACCGCGGATGGAGCCGCGATCGCGGTTGA
- the pyrR gene encoding bifunctional pyr operon transcriptional regulator/uracil phosphoribosyltransferase PyrR encodes MSIPVVNSTVLGRVIARMAHEIAEGNPSSDDLVVVGIQKGGVALATRLAPAVGRIVGHPVPVGCLDVAMYRDDLDRRAAPAVMPTEIPVDVGGRTVVLVDDVLFSGRTVRAALDALADLGRPRRIQLAVLVDRGHRELPIRADFVGRNLPTSREQRVDVRWVEAGGDDSVHITEAPR; translated from the coding sequence ATGAGCATTCCGGTGGTCAACTCCACGGTGCTGGGTCGGGTGATCGCCCGGATGGCCCATGAGATCGCCGAGGGCAATCCGAGTTCGGACGATCTGGTGGTCGTCGGCATCCAGAAGGGAGGGGTGGCCCTCGCGACGCGCCTCGCACCGGCCGTGGGCCGGATTGTCGGGCATCCCGTGCCTGTGGGCTGCTTGGATGTGGCGATGTATCGTGATGACCTGGACCGCCGGGCGGCACCTGCGGTGATGCCCACGGAAATCCCGGTGGATGTCGGGGGGCGGACGGTGGTCCTCGTGGATGACGTCCTGTTCAGCGGCCGTACGGTGCGTGCCGCCCTCGACGCCCTCGCAGACCTTGGGCGACCGCGTCGAATCCAATTGGCGGTGTTGGTGGACCGCGGCCATCGGGAGTTGCCAATCCGTGCGGATTTTGTGGGCAGGAACCTGCCGACTTCGCGGGAACAGCGGGTGGACGTCCGATGGGTCGAGGCGGGCGGCGACGACAGCGTCCACATCACGGAGGCGCCCCGATGA
- a CDS encoding alpha/beta hydrolase fold domain-containing protein, producing the protein MPWLLGAGLLLKVTAAAAPASPVMLWPAGAPGALGTAAHDAPTLTPYPATREATPTPAIVVCPGGGYGGLAGHEGRDYALFLNRLGVSAFVLKYRLGTHGYRHPAMLQDAARAVRWVRARAADYAVDPGRVGIMGSSAGGHLASTLMTHFDAGQPGAADPVDRFSSRPDLGILCYPVISMGPIGHQGSRQNLLGPDASAALVELLSNERQVTPETPPAFLWHTADDPVVPVENSMEFAAALRRHRVPFELHVYESGRHGLGLGAAPPDFSQPHPWTHDLIHWLRGRGFVAAIEP; encoded by the coding sequence ATGCCCTGGCTGCTGGGTGCCGGCCTGTTGCTGAAAGTGACCGCAGCGGCGGCGCCGGCGAGTCCTGTGATGCTGTGGCCGGCCGGGGCTCCGGGAGCCCTGGGCACGGCGGCCCACGATGCGCCCACACTGACCCCGTACCCCGCAACCCGGGAGGCAACGCCCACGCCGGCCATCGTTGTCTGTCCTGGAGGTGGCTACGGCGGCCTCGCCGGTCATGAGGGTCGGGACTATGCGCTTTTCCTCAACCGGCTCGGGGTGAGCGCCTTCGTGCTCAAATACCGGTTGGGCACGCACGGATACCGGCACCCTGCGATGTTGCAGGATGCCGCCCGGGCCGTGCGATGGGTGCGGGCCCGCGCTGCGGACTACGCCGTGGACCCCGGCCGTGTGGGCATCATGGGCAGCAGCGCCGGAGGCCACCTGGCCTCGACCCTGATGACCCACTTCGATGCCGGCCAACCCGGGGCCGCGGATCCGGTGGATCGCTTCAGTTCGCGCCCCGACCTTGGAATCCTCTGTTACCCCGTGATCTCCATGGGCCCCATCGGCCATCAGGGATCGCGTCAGAACTTGCTGGGACCCGACGCTTCCGCGGCGCTGGTGGAACTGCTTTCCAACGAACGGCAGGTGACTCCGGAGACACCGCCGGCATTCCTCTGGCACACGGCGGACGATCCGGTGGTTCCCGTCGAGAATTCCATGGAGTTTGCCGCCGCCCTCCGGCGGCATCGCGTGCCGTTCGAGCTGCATGTTTACGAGAGCGGACGCCACGGGCTCGGCTTGGGGGCCGCGCCGCCGGACTTTTCGCAGCCGCATCCGTGGACTCACGACCTGATCCATTGGCTGCGCGGACGAGGCTTCGTTGCGGCCATCGAACCGTAA